A single region of the Musa acuminata AAA Group cultivar baxijiao chromosome BXJ1-11, Cavendish_Baxijiao_AAA, whole genome shotgun sequence genome encodes:
- the LOC103970050 gene encoding ferredoxin C 2, chloroplastic isoform X1 — MMHSAAMVLSIPSSSSCCCHSNCLLSWQLANTKPLLHLCRKPSTAVRAELQTSEPTAATASASSSSIPTHRVTVHDRQRGVVHEFLVPEDQYILHTAESQNISLPFACRHGCCTSCAVRVKSGQIRQPEALGISAELKAKGYALLCVGFPSSDIEVETQDEDEVYWLQFGRYFARGPIQERDDYALELAMGDE, encoded by the exons ATGATGCATTCGGCGGCGATGGTTCTCTCGATCCCTtccagcagcagctgctgctgccactCGAACTGCCTCCTCTCTTGGCAACTTGCAAACACGAAACCGCTCCTTCACCTCTGTAGGAAGCCATCGACGGCAGTCCGTGCAGAGCTGCAGACCTCGGAGCCGACGGCAGCGACCGCTTCAGCATCTTCCTCTTCTATTCCGACGCACCGCGTCACAGTTCATGACCGTCAGCGGGGTGTCGTCCATGAGTTCCTCGTCCCGGAG GACCAATATATACTACACACCGCGGAGTCTCAGAACATATCCCTGCCCTTTGCTTGCAGGCATG GTTGCTGCACCAGCTGTGCTGTTCGAGTAAAATCTGGACAAATCAGACAACCTGAGGCTCTCGGAATATCTGCAGAACTGAAAGCTAAG GGTTATGCATTACTATGTGTGGGTTTCCCATCTTCTGATATTGAAGTTGAAACACAAGATGAGGATGAG GTATATTGGCTCCAATTCGGACGATATTTTGCTCGAGGGCCAATT CAGGAAAGGGATGACTATGCACTGGAGCTAGCCATGGGTGATGAGTGA
- the LOC103970050 gene encoding ferredoxin C 2, chloroplastic isoform X2, translated as MMHSAAMVLSIPSSSSCCCHSNCLLSWQLANTKPLLHLCRKPSTAVRAELQTSEPTAATASASSSSIPTHRVTVHDRQRGVVHEFLVPEDQYILHTAESQNISLPFACRHGCCTSCAVRVKSGQIRQPEALGISAELKAKGYALLCVGFPSSDIEVETQDEDEVYWLQFGRYFARGPIERDDYALELAMGDE; from the exons ATGATGCATTCGGCGGCGATGGTTCTCTCGATCCCTtccagcagcagctgctgctgccactCGAACTGCCTCCTCTCTTGGCAACTTGCAAACACGAAACCGCTCCTTCACCTCTGTAGGAAGCCATCGACGGCAGTCCGTGCAGAGCTGCAGACCTCGGAGCCGACGGCAGCGACCGCTTCAGCATCTTCCTCTTCTATTCCGACGCACCGCGTCACAGTTCATGACCGTCAGCGGGGTGTCGTCCATGAGTTCCTCGTCCCGGAG GACCAATATATACTACACACCGCGGAGTCTCAGAACATATCCCTGCCCTTTGCTTGCAGGCATG GTTGCTGCACCAGCTGTGCTGTTCGAGTAAAATCTGGACAAATCAGACAACCTGAGGCTCTCGGAATATCTGCAGAACTGAAAGCTAAG GGTTATGCATTACTATGTGTGGGTTTCCCATCTTCTGATATTGAAGTTGAAACACAAGATGAGGATGAG GTATATTGGCTCCAATTCGGACGATATTTTGCTCGAGGGCCAATT GAAAGGGATGACTATGCACTGGAGCTAGCCATGGGTGATGAGTGA
- the LOC103970050 gene encoding ferredoxin C 2, chloroplastic isoform X3 — protein MMHSAAMVLSIPSSSSCCCHSNCLLSWQLANTKPLLHLCRKPSTAVRAELQTSEPTAATASASSSSIPTHRVTVHDRQRGVVHEFLVPEDQYILHTAESQNISLPFACRHGCCTSCAVRVKSGQIRQPEALGISAELKAKGYALLFDSYLSQLDIQRMH, from the exons ATGATGCATTCGGCGGCGATGGTTCTCTCGATCCCTtccagcagcagctgctgctgccactCGAACTGCCTCCTCTCTTGGCAACTTGCAAACACGAAACCGCTCCTTCACCTCTGTAGGAAGCCATCGACGGCAGTCCGTGCAGAGCTGCAGACCTCGGAGCCGACGGCAGCGACCGCTTCAGCATCTTCCTCTTCTATTCCGACGCACCGCGTCACAGTTCATGACCGTCAGCGGGGTGTCGTCCATGAGTTCCTCGTCCCGGAG GACCAATATATACTACACACCGCGGAGTCTCAGAACATATCCCTGCCCTTTGCTTGCAGGCATG GTTGCTGCACCAGCTGTGCTGTTCGAGTAAAATCTGGACAAATCAGACAACCTGAGGCTCTCGGAATATCTGCAGAACTGAAAGCTAAG GGTTATGCATTACTATTTGACTCATACTTGTCGCAATTAGATATCCAGAGGATGCATTAA
- the LOC103970819 gene encoding arogenate dehydratase/prephenate dehydratase 2, chloroplastic-like: MALTVPHYVDAGRPAAAAAVAIASVISRKRGSFTRTIVVRASANFKQNKQQHEQQIRQGRSQDVRSPCPSSPLRTADEVASDFGREIALANLERLFRQQAAGGDRPPANGGSSDRPVRVAYQGSRGSYCQEATARAFPSSSACEVFPCVHMEEAFAVLEDRSADRAVVPAENSLDGPIDRNLDLLLRHPGIRILAELVLPVNHCLLSLPGAPRSSLRRIISHPQALSHCRRNLEALDLEVDEAWCAADAARFVAENRVADTAVIGSQMAAREFGLRILASNFQDHHQGGNFNRFLQLGLSASQTQGFPGGGAARKTTVAFSLEGGASDLFRAMWIFESRGVRVTRVDHRPNRAKPLRVVDRGIDGLGKATYLDYVFVLDVEGSLLDPGVEAALARLEEIAPFARVLGSYTSTCHSH, encoded by the coding sequence ATGGCGCTTACAGTACCTCATTACGTAGATGCAGGACGTCCCGCTGCTGCTGCAGCTGTTGCTATTGCCAGCGTTATTAGCAGAAAGAGAGGATCGTTTACTCGTACTATCGTCGTCAGAGCTTCAGCCAACTTCAAGCAAAACAAGCAGCAGCACGAACAACAGATACGGCAGGGAAGGAGTCAAGATGTACGCAGCCCTTGTCCCTCCTCGCCTCTGAGAACGGCCGACGAGGTGGCTTCAGACTTCGGCCGCGAGATCGCCTTAGCCAACCTCGAGCGCCTGTTCCGGCAGCAGGCCGCAGGGGGTGACCGCCCGCCCGCCAACGGCGGATCTTCCGACCGCCCGGTCCGCGTGGCCTACCAGGGCTCCCGCGGCTCCTACTGCCAGGAGGCCACCGCCAGGGCCTTCCCTTCCTCCTCTGCCTGCGAGGTCTTCCCCTGTGTCCACATGGAGGAGGCCTTCGCCGTCCTCGAGGACCGCTCCGCCGACCGGGCCGTGGTGCCCGCGGAGAACTCCCTCGACGGGCCCATCGACCGCAACCTCGATCTCCTCCTCCGCCACCCGGGTATCCGCATCCTGGCTGAGCTCGTCCTCCCGGTCAACCACTGCCTGCTCTCCCTCCCTGGAGCGCCCAGGTCCAGCCTCCGCCGTATCATCAGCCATCCGCAGGCCCTGTCCCACTGCCGCCGAAACCTGGAAGCCCTCGACCTGGAGGTCGACGAGGCCTGGTGCGCCGCTGACGCCGCCCGCTTCGTGGCGGAGAACCGGGTGGCAGACACCGCGGTCATCGGGAGCCAGATGGCCGCCCGGGAGTTCGGCCTACGGATCCTCGCGTCCAACTTCCAGGATCACCACCAGGGCGGCAACTTCAACCGCTTCCTTCAGCTCGGGCTATCTGCAAGCCAAACCCAGGGGTTTCCCGGAGGAGGAGCGGCGCGCAAGACCACCGTGGCCTTCTCCCTGGAGGGAGGGGCGTCGGACCTGTTCCGGGCGATGTGGATCTTCGAGAGCCGGGGCGTGAGGGTGACGCGCGTCGACCACCGGCCCAACCGTGCGAAGCCGCTCCGGGTGGTGGACAGAGGCATCGACGGGCTGGGGAAGGCGACCTACCTGGACTACGTCTTCGTCTTGGACGTCGAAGGCAGCTTGTTGGACCCCGGCGTCGAGGCCGCGCTCGCACGGTTGGAGGAGATCGCCCCCTTCGCACGTGTGCTGGGCAGCTACACGTCCACGTGCCACTCGCACTGA
- the LOC135596517 gene encoding uncharacterized protein LOC135596517 isoform X1, giving the protein MKLGEFDAETCAIPLASLKSEAEPASQHRLCVTGDAMVGNRSWFGGVLYRIGNKRQSSNEKTIDFTLTPLQEARLQKLKERLNIPFDEARPDHQEALRALWHASFPRTELTGLVSEQWKDMGWQGPNPSTDFRGCGFVSLENLLFFVRTYPASFRRLLFKQEGNRATWEYPFAVAGVNISFMLTQMLELHSARPKSVPAINFLKVLSEDEEAFDVLYCIAFQMMDAQWLAMGASYMQFKQVLEATRIQLERELSLDDIHRIQDLPAYNLLYK; this is encoded by the exons ATGAAGCTTGGGGAATTCGACGCCGAAACCTGTGCAATTCCCTTGGCTTCCTTGAAGTCGGAAGCAGAGCCAGCCAGCCAGCATCGGCTTTGTGTTACAG GTGATGCTATGGTTGGAAACCGATCATGGTTTGGAGGAGTCCTTTACCGCATTGGCAACAAACGTCAAAGTAGTAATGAAAAGACAATTGATTTTACTTTGACCCCTCTTCAG GAAGCACGATTACAGAAGCTTAAGGAGCGTTTGAATATACCATTTGATGAGGCTCGACCAGATCATCAG GAAGCTCTCAGAGCTCTTTGGCATGCGTCCTTCCCAAGAACAGAACTCACAGGTCTCGTATCAGAGCAATGGAAAGACATGGGGTGGCAAGGACCAAACCCATCGACTGATTTCAG GGGTTGTGGATTTGTTTCGCTTGAGAATCTATTATTTTTTGTGAGGACTTATCCG GCTTCTTTCCGAAGGTTACTATTCAAACAAGAAGGAAATAGAGCCACATGGGAATACCCATTCGCTGTCGCAGGTGTCAACATCTCATTCATGTTGACTCAGATGCTAGAATTGCATTCAG CAAGACCCAAATCTGTGCCAGCGATCAATTTTTTGAAAGTTCTATCAG AAGACGAGGAAGCATTTGACGTTTTATACTGCATAGCGTTTCAGATGATGGATGCTCAGTGGCTTGCAATGGGTgcttcatatatgcaattcaaa CAAGTGTTGGAAGCAACAAGGATCCAACTAGAGAGGGAGCTGTCTTTAGACGACATTCACCGAATCCAAGATCTACCTGCTTACAACCTTTTGTACAAATAG
- the LOC135596517 gene encoding uncharacterized protein LOC135596517 isoform X2: protein MKLGEFDAETCAIPLASLKSEAEPASQHRLCVTGDAMVGNRSWFGGVLYRIGNKRQSSNEKTIDFTLTPLQEARLQKLKERLNIPFDEARPDHQEALRALWHASFPRTELTGLVSEQWKDMGWQGPNPSTDFRGCGFVSLENLLFFVRTYPASFRRLLFKQEGNRATWEYPFAVAGVNISFMLTQMLELHSARPKSVPAINFLKVLSDEEAFDVLYCIAFQMMDAQWLAMGASYMQFKQVLEATRIQLERELSLDDIHRIQDLPAYNLLYK, encoded by the exons ATGAAGCTTGGGGAATTCGACGCCGAAACCTGTGCAATTCCCTTGGCTTCCTTGAAGTCGGAAGCAGAGCCAGCCAGCCAGCATCGGCTTTGTGTTACAG GTGATGCTATGGTTGGAAACCGATCATGGTTTGGAGGAGTCCTTTACCGCATTGGCAACAAACGTCAAAGTAGTAATGAAAAGACAATTGATTTTACTTTGACCCCTCTTCAG GAAGCACGATTACAGAAGCTTAAGGAGCGTTTGAATATACCATTTGATGAGGCTCGACCAGATCATCAG GAAGCTCTCAGAGCTCTTTGGCATGCGTCCTTCCCAAGAACAGAACTCACAGGTCTCGTATCAGAGCAATGGAAAGACATGGGGTGGCAAGGACCAAACCCATCGACTGATTTCAG GGGTTGTGGATTTGTTTCGCTTGAGAATCTATTATTTTTTGTGAGGACTTATCCG GCTTCTTTCCGAAGGTTACTATTCAAACAAGAAGGAAATAGAGCCACATGGGAATACCCATTCGCTGTCGCAGGTGTCAACATCTCATTCATGTTGACTCAGATGCTAGAATTGCATTCAG CAAGACCCAAATCTGTGCCAGCGATCAATTTTTTGAAAGTTCTATCAG ACGAGGAAGCATTTGACGTTTTATACTGCATAGCGTTTCAGATGATGGATGCTCAGTGGCTTGCAATGGGTgcttcatatatgcaattcaaa CAAGTGTTGGAAGCAACAAGGATCCAACTAGAGAGGGAGCTGTCTTTAGACGACATTCACCGAATCCAAGATCTACCTGCTTACAACCTTTTGTACAAATAG
- the LOC135596714 gene encoding probable beta-1,4-xylosyltransferase IRX9H produces MASARRTLLVTNHDRPLKGQSLLGRPANASPPFLHGLRCLLGGVHPRKNPWRRSVHRAILFSFFVGFFWGLLSFVDLDDSSDISPPHVFFFDPIRAPPPAEEQERLPDPFDKLLIIVTPTYNRAFQGYHLSRLAHTLKLVPPPLLWIVIETKTATAETADILRRSGVMYRHLVCRKNTSVNLHRDVRQRHTALKHIRLHRLDGIVYMADDDNIYSLDLFDRLRQIRRFATWPVAMLAQSKNKVILQGPVCNGRKVIGWHTNRKGNNHRRFHVDISGFAFNSSILWNPRRWMYPKDIIRLLDTVTERIQDLSNR; encoded by the exons ATGGCCTCGGCGCGTCGCACTTTGCTCGTCACCAACCACGATCGGCCCTTGAAGGGCCAGTCGTTGCTCGGCAGGCCTGCGAACGCTTCTCCCCCTTTCCTCCACGGACTCCGCTGCCTCCTCGGCGGCGTTCACCCGCGCAAGAACCCCTGGAGGCGTTCCGTCCACCGCGccatcctcttctccttcttcgttGGTTTCTTCTGGGGCCTCTTATCCTTCGTCGACCTCGACGACTCCTCCGATATCTCGCCGCCCCACGTCTTCTTCTTCGACCCCATCCGCGCCCCTCCCCCCGCGGAAGAGCAGGAGCGGCTCCCCGATCCTTTCGACAAGCTCTTGATCATAGTGACCCCGACGTACAACAGGGCCTTCCAGGGCTATCACCTGAGCCGCCTCGCCCACACGCTCAAGCTCGTGCCCCCGCCCCTACTCTGGATTGTGATCGAGACGAAGACGGCCACCGCCGAGACCGCCGACATTCTCAGGAGATCCGGCGTCATGTACAGGCACCTCGTATGCCGCAAGAACACCAGCGTCAACCTCCACAGAGACGTCCGCCAGCGGCACACCGCCCTCAAGCACATCAGGCTCCATCGTCTGGACGGAATCGTCTACATGGCAGATGACGACAACATCTACTCGCTGGATCTCTTCGACCGCCTGAGACAGATCAG GAGATTTGCCACTTGGCCTGTGGCGATGCTTGCTCAAAGCAAAAATAAGGTTATTCTACAAGGTCCAGTATGCAATGGAAGAAAAGTGATTGGATGGCACACGAACAGGAAAGGCAACAATCATAGGAGATTTCATGTTGATATCTCAGGCTTTGCTTTCAACAGCAGCATACTTTGGAATCCGAGGAGATGGatgtatccaaaagacatcattagGCTACTGGACACTGTAACAGAAAG GATACAGGATTTATCGAACAGATAG